The genomic region GAGGCGGTCAGCCTGACCAGCGGCCAGAGTGCGCAGGGGATGCCGAAACTGAGCACCACCTGCGAGACGACCAGCGCGCGGCTGGGATCGATGCCGACGGCCAGGATCACCATCGCGGGCAGCAAGGTGATCAGCCGGCGTACCGGAAGCGGCACGTGGCGCTTCCAGAACCCCTCGAGGATGACCGAACCGGCGTAGGTGCCGACCGACGAGGACGCGAAACCACTGGCCAGCAGGGCGAGAGCGAACAGCAGCGCCGGCATCCGGCCGAGATCGTCGCCGATCGCTGCATGAGCGGCGTCGAGGGTTTCCGCGCCTGAACCGGTGAGCGCCGCCGCTGCGACGACCACCATCGCGAGGTTCACCGCGCCGGCCAGCGCCATCGCGATCGCGACGTCCAACCGGGTCGCTCTGAGCACCTGCAGCTTGCCGACCGCCGATCGCAGCGTCTTGCCGTGCCGGTCGGTGACGAGCGCGCCGTGGAGCCAGATGGCGTGCGGCATGACGGTCGCTCCCAGCATGCCGGCGGCCAGGACCAGGGAATCGGTGCCGTCCAGCCTGGGCACGAGTCCGCCGATCACCGCCGCGCCGGAGGGGTGCGACTGAACCGTCGAGACCACGAACCCCACCAGCACCACCGCGAGCAGTCCGACGATCGCCGCCTCGAACGGTCGCTGACCACGCTTGGACTGGTAGATCAGCAGGGCGAACGACACCACGCCGGTGATCGCGCCGCCCAGCAGCAGCGGGATGCCGAACAGGAGGTTCAACGCGATCGCGCCCCCGACCACTTCGGCCAGGTCGGTCGCGATCGCGACCAGTTCGGCCTGGGCCCACAACCCGGTCGCCGTCGAGCGTCTGAACTGCTCGCGACACAACTGCGGAAGCGTTCGCCCGGTCGCGATGCTCGCCTTCGCCGCGAGGTACTGGACCAGCACCGCCATCAGGTTCGCGCCCACCACGACCCAGCACAACAGGTACCCGTACGTCGTACCGGCGGCGATGTTCGTGGCGAAGTTCCCTGGATCCACGTACGCGACCGCCGCGACGAACGCAGGCCCGAGAAGCAGCAGGCCGGAACGGTTCAGCTGACGTTTCAGTGGAGCCGGTGCATACATCGCGCCAGCCTTTCGATCGACGACACGGTCCTGAGTCCTTCGGAGCCCGCCGACCGCCAGATGGGCGGGCCCGTCGTGGAGGGCGTCAGCATCGTCGGTCTCGCGCGACGAGATCACCGCCGCCGCGGGCCTCGGCCGGCCCGGGCGACTACCTCAGCGTGGGCGCTTCAGCTCGTCGGCCGCGATGCTGCCGTCGATCACGGCTTCGGCCACGGTCCGCAGCGGCTGATTGGTACGGCGTGCGTAAGCGCGCATCAGGGTGAACGCCTCATCCACACCGATCCCTGCTCGCTCGGACTGGATACCCTTGGCCTGTTCCAGCAGGACGCGGCTGTTCAGGGCGCCTTGAAGCTGCTCGGCCAGCACCTCGCCCTGCCGGACGACGCGTTCGTGCAGCAGTCCCACGGTGGCGATGTCGCACAGCGCCTGACCCAGTTTGACGTCAGCATCGCTGAGGACGGCGTGCTCGGCGCAGAACAGGTTCAGTACTCCGATGACTTGCCCCCGCAGCCGCAGCGGCAACGCGTGGGTGGAGCGGTAGCCGAACTCGGCGGTCGCGATGTGGAACCTCGGCCACCGCTGCTGCACTTCGTCCAGGTTGATGTTGGCCATCTGCTCGCCGGTGGAGTAGCAGTCCAGGCACGGGCCCTCTTCGTTCTGTACGGCGAACAGTTCCAGCACGCGGGCCTCCTCGGTGGTGGAAGCCATCACCTGCAGGACATCGTGCTGATCGGCCAGGATCAGCCCAGCCGCATCGGCGCGCAGCAGCTCG from Kribbella flavida DSM 17836 harbors:
- a CDS encoding Nramp family divalent metal transporter, whose translation is MYAPAPLKRQLNRSGLLLLGPAFVAAVAYVDPGNFATNIAAGTTYGYLLCWVVVGANLMAVLVQYLAAKASIATGRTLPQLCREQFRRSTATGLWAQAELVAIATDLAEVVGGAIALNLLFGIPLLLGGAITGVVSFALLIYQSKRGQRPFEAAIVGLLAVVLVGFVVSTVQSHPSGAAVIGGLVPRLDGTDSLVLAAGMLGATVMPHAIWLHGALVTDRHGKTLRSAVGKLQVLRATRLDVAIAMALAGAVNLAMVVVAAAALTGSGAETLDAAHAAIGDDLGRMPALLFALALLASGFASSSVGTYAGSVILEGFWKRHVPLPVRRLITLLPAMVILAVGIDPSRALVVSQVVLSFGIPCALWPLVRLTASKRVMGEFVNRWQTTLVACLVAAAITALNLVLIVLTFRG
- a CDS encoding GAF and ANTAR domain-containing protein gives rise to the protein MSRELRLAEVFVELADTLVDDFDVLDLLHTLCERSVELLRADAAGLILADQHDVLQVMASTTEEARVLELFAVQNEEGPCLDCYSTGEQMANINLDEVQQRWPRFHIATAEFGYRSTHALPLRLRGQVIGVLNLFCAEHAVLSDADVKLGQALCDIATVGLLHERVVRQGEVLAEQLQGALNSRVLLEQAKGIQSERAGIGVDEAFTLMRAYARRTNQPLRTVAEAVIDGSIAADELKRPR